In Tachysurus fulvidraco isolate hzauxx_2018 chromosome 1, HZAU_PFXX_2.0, whole genome shotgun sequence, a single window of DNA contains:
- the LOC113653835 gene encoding C-type lectin-like isoform X1 — MASQTKVMMLLILATTGAALAVANPLSEAEHRIVKDQEVMRAFSDKCPIGWSYYSGRCYLYNGDKLSWASAEKFCQDIDAHLVSIHSENEYQQIKALIRSYDPTEKPTYIGLSDCQKAYQFFWSDGTKLIFTKWNPGEPSNYNNKECCVNMNWPSSYTSTKNWNDIPCNNRYASVCAKKSY, encoded by the exons ATGGCTTCTCAGACCAAAGTGATGATGCTTCTTATTCTTGCCACAACAGGAGCAGCTTTGG CTGTGGCAAACCCATTATCAG AGGCTGAGCATCGCATTGTGAAAG ATCAAGAAGTAATGCGTGCATTTTCTGACAAATGCCCAATTGGATGGTCCTACTATTCCGGTCGTTGCTACTTGTACAACGGCGACAAACTGAGTTGGGCTTCTGCagag aaATTCTGTCAGGATATTGATGCACACTTGGTCTCAATACACAGTGAGAATGAATATCAGCAGATAAAGGCTCTTATCCGTAGTTATGACCCCACAGAGAAACCAACATACATCGGCCTGAGTGACTGTCAGAAG GCTTATCAATTCTTTTGGTCTGATGGCACCAAATTGATTTTCACCAAGTGGAATCCAGGAGAGCCAAGTAATTATAACAACAAAGAGTGCTGTGTAAACATGAACTGGCCTTCTTCTTACACCT CCACTAAAAACTGGAATGATATTCCTTGCAACAACCGCTATGCCTCTGTGTGTGCCAAGAAAAGTTACTGA
- the LOC113653835 gene encoding type-2 ice-structuring protein-like isoform X2, translated as MASQTKVMMLLILATTGAALDQEVMRAFSDKCPIGWSYYSGRCYLYNGDKLSWASAEKFCQDIDAHLVSIHSENEYQQIKALIRSYDPTEKPTYIGLSDCQKAYQFFWSDGTKLIFTKWNPGEPSNYNNKECCVNMNWPSSYTSTKNWNDIPCNNRYASVCAKKSY; from the exons ATGGCTTCTCAGACCAAAGTGATGATGCTTCTTATTCTTGCCACAACAGGAGCAGCTTTGG ATCAAGAAGTAATGCGTGCATTTTCTGACAAATGCCCAATTGGATGGTCCTACTATTCCGGTCGTTGCTACTTGTACAACGGCGACAAACTGAGTTGGGCTTCTGCagag aaATTCTGTCAGGATATTGATGCACACTTGGTCTCAATACACAGTGAGAATGAATATCAGCAGATAAAGGCTCTTATCCGTAGTTATGACCCCACAGAGAAACCAACATACATCGGCCTGAGTGACTGTCAGAAG GCTTATCAATTCTTTTGGTCTGATGGCACCAAATTGATTTTCACCAAGTGGAATCCAGGAGAGCCAAGTAATTATAACAACAAAGAGTGCTGTGTAAACATGAACTGGCCTTCTTCTTACACCT CCACTAAAAACTGGAATGATATTCCTTGCAACAACCGCTATGCCTCTGTGTGTGCCAAGAAAAGTTACTGA
- the LOC113658638 gene encoding type-2 ice-structuring protein-like: MASQTKVVMLLILATAGAGLAVANPLSVAEHRIVKDQEVMHAFSEKCPFGWSYYSGRCYLYNGDKLGWASAEKFCQDIDAHLVSIHSENEYQQIKALIRSFDPTEALTYIGLSDCQKAFQFFWSDGTKLTFTKWSQGQPDNYENRERCVHINAGATKNWNDIPCNNRYASVCAKKSY, from the exons ATGGCTTCTCAGACCAAAGTGGTGATGCTTCTTATTCTTGCCACAGCAGGAGCAGGTTTGG CTGTGGCAAACCCATTATCAG TGGCCGAGCATCGCATTGTGAAAG ATCAAGAAGTAATGCATGCATTTTCTGAGAAATGCCCATTTGGATGGTCCTACTATTCCGGTCGTTGCTACTTGTACAACGGCGACAAACTGGGTTGGGCTTCTGCagag aaATTCTGTCAGGATATTGATGCACACTTGGTCTCAATACACAGTGAGAATGAATATCAGCAGATAAAGGCTCTTATCCGTAGTTTTGACCCCACGGAGGCTCTAACATACATCGGCCTCAGTGACTGTCAGAAG GCTTTTCAATTCTTTTGGTCTGATGGCACCAAATTGACTTTCACCAAGTGGAGTCAAGGACAACCAGATAATTATGAAAACAGAGAGCGCTGTGTGCATATAAATGCTGGTG CCACTAAAAACTGGAATGATATTCCTTGCAACAACCGCTATGCCTCTGTGTGTGCCAAGAAAAGTTACTGA